The following are encoded together in the Ranitomeya imitator isolate aRanImi1 chromosome 4, aRanImi1.pri, whole genome shotgun sequence genome:
- the LOC138673828 gene encoding pneumococcal serine-rich repeat protein-like, which produces MNRSHLGQESHGQSNTPASPSTAAREPRPDQAQRPVRAPESEHRGQRTPARPSTATTPSTRVRAPRPENLGQTKHSDHSEHRGQRTPARPSTATTPSTRVRAPRPENPGQTKHSNHSEHQSPSTAAREPRPDQAQQPLRAPQSEHRGQRTPARPSTATTPSTRVRAPRPENPGQTKHSDHSEHQSPSTAAREPRPDQAQQPLRAPESEHRGETKHSDHSEHRSQRTPARPSTVTTPSTRVRAPRPENPGQTKHSNQSEHRGQRTPARPSTVTSQSTTAREPRPDQAQQPLRAPESEHRGQRTSARPSTATTPSTRVRAPQPENPGQTKHSDHSEHQSPSTAAREPRPDQAQQPLRAPESEHRGETKHSDHSEHQSPSTAAREPRPDQAQRPVRTPQSEHCGQSDHSPSTAASPITTVRAPRPVRTQSEHHGQSKHHSPITSEHFGQSEHCGQSENHSLSTAASPSTVGSPSTVASPSTVGSPNTTVRALRPVQALWAVRKPQSEHRGQSEHHSPSTAASPNTTVRALWAVRTPQSEHRGQSEHHSPSTAASPNTTVRAPRPVRTPQSEHRGQSEHRSPSTAASPSTTVRAPRPVRAPQSEHRGQSEHRSPNITVRSPQSEHRGQSEHHSPSTAASPNTVGSPSTAVRAPRPVRTPQSEHRSPNTVGSPNTTVRAPRPVRTPQSEHRSPSTAASPSTAVRTSQSEHHSPSTAASPSTAVRAPQSEHRGQSEHRSPNTTVRAPQSEHCGQSEHHSPSTAASPNTAVRAPQSEHCGQSEHRSPSTAVRTPQSEHRGQSEHRSPNTTVRAPRLNSLRSVCTAGCSLIHSFTTFYS; this is translated from the exons CGGCCAGAGAACCCCGGCCAGACCAAGCACAGCAACCACTCCGAGCACCAGAGTCCGAGCACCGCGGCCAGAGAACCTCGGCCAGACCAAGCACAGCGACCACTCCGAGCACCGCGGCCAGAGAACCCCGGCCAGACCAAGCACAGCAACCACTCCGAGCACCAGAGTCCGAGCACCGCGGCCAGAGAACCCCGGCCAGACCAAGCACAGCAACCACTCCGAGCACCAGAGTCCGAGCACCGCGGCCAGAGAACCCCGGCCAGACCAAGCACAGCAACCACTCCGAGCACCACAGTCCGAGCACCGCGGCCAGAGAACCCCGGCCAGACCAAGCACAGCAACCACTCCAAGCACCAGAGTCCGAGCACCACGGCCAGAGAACCCCGGCCAGACCAAGCACAGCGACCACTCCGAGCACCAGAGTCCGAGCACCGCGGCCAGAGAACCCCGGCCAGACCAAGCACAGCAACCACTCCGAGCACCAGAGTCCGAGCACCGCGGCGAGACCAAGCACAGCGACCACTCCGAGCACCGCAGCCAGAGAACCCCGGCCAGACCAAGCACAGTGACCACTCCGAGCACCAGAGTCCGAGCACCGCGGCCAGAGAACCCCGGCCAGACCAAGCACAGCAACCAGTCCGAGCACCGCGGCCAGAGAACCCCGGCCAGACCAAGCACAGTGACCAGTCAGAGCACTACGGCCAGAGAACCCCGGCCAGATCAAGCACAGCAACCACTCCGAGCACCAGAGTCCGAGCACCGCGGCCAGAGAACCTCGGCCAGACCAAGCACAGCGACCACTCCGAGCACCAGAGTCCGAGCACCGCAGCCAGAGAACCCCGGCCAGACCAAGCACAGTGACCACTCCGAGCACCAGAGTCCGAGCACCGCGGCCAGAGAACCCCGGCCAGACCAAGCACAGCAACCACTCCGAGCACCAGAGTCCGAGCACCGCGGCGAGACCAAGCACAGCGACCACTCCGAGCACCAGAGTCCGAGCACCGCGGCCAGAGAACCCCGGCCAGACCAAGCACAGCGGCCAGTCCGAACACCACAGTCCGAGCACTGCGGCCAGTCCGATCACAGTCCAAGCACCGCAGCCAGTCCGATCACCACAGTCCGAGCACCGCGGCCAGTCCGAACACAGTCCGAGCACCACGGCCAGTCCAAACACCACAGTCCGATCACT TCCGAGCACTTCGGCCAGTCCGAGCACTGTGGGCAGTCCGAAAACCACAGTCTGAGCACCGCGGCCAGTCCGAGCACTGTGGGCAGTCCGAGCACTGTGGCCAGTCCGAGCACTGTGGGCAGTCCGAACACCACAGTCCGAGCACTGCGGCCAGTCCAAGCACTGTGGGCAGTCCGAAAACCACAGTCTGAGCACCGCGGCCAGTCCGAGCACCACAGTCCGAGCACTGCGGCCAGTCCGAACACCACAGTCCGAGCACTGTGGGCAGTCCGAACACCACAGTCCGAGCACCGCGGCCAGTCCGAACACCACAGTCCGAGCACCGCGGCCAGTCCGAACACCACAGTCCGAGCACCGCGGCCAGTCCGAACACCACAGTCCGAGCACCGCGGCCAGTCCGAGCACCGCAGTCCGAGCACCGCGGCCAGTCCGAGCACCACAGTCCGAGCACCGCGGCCAGTCCGAGCACCGCAGTCCGAGCACCGCGGCCAGTCCGAGCACCGCAGTCCGAACATCACAGTCCGATCACCGCAGTCCGAGCACCGCGGCCAGTCCGAACACCACAGTCCGAGCACCGCGGCCAGTCCGAACACTGTGGGCAGTCCGAGCACCGCAGTCCGAGCACCGCGGCCAGTCCGAACACCGCAGTCCGAGCACCGCAGTCCGAACACTGTGGGCAGTCCGAACACCACAGTCCGAGCACCGCGGCCAGTCCGAACACCGCAGTCCGAGCACCGCAGTCCGAGCACCGCGGCCAGTCCGAGCACCGCAGTCCGAACATCACAGTCCGAACACCACAGTCCGAGCACCGCGGCCAGTCCGAGCACCGCAGTCCGAGCACCGCAGTCCGAGCACCGCGGCCAGTCCGAACACCGCAGTCCGAACACCACAGTCCGAGCACCGCAGTCCGAACACTGTGGGCAGTCCGAACACCACAGTCCGAGCACCGCGGCCAGTCCGAACACCGCAGTCCGAGCACCGCAGTCCGAACACTGTGGGCAGTCCGAGCACCGCAGTCCGAGCACCGCAGTCCGAACACCACAGTCCGAGCACCGCGGCCAGTCCGAACACCGCAGTCCGAACACCACAGTCCGAGCACCGCGGCTGAACTCGCTCCGATCTGTCTGTACAGCTGGCTGCTCCCTTATCCATAGTTTTACGACTTTTTACTCTTAA